AGCAATAGGTGCAGTAGTTTTAAGTGCACCTATTGCTGTTGCCTTAGCAATTTTTGTGAATGTAATATCTAATAAGGTAGGTATGAAGATAATTAAACCATCTCTAGAAATATTAGTTGGAATACCTTCTGTTGTATATGGATGGGTTGGAATCTCGGTGTTAGTACCACTTATCAGAAATTCATTTGGTGGAATGGGATTTTCTATGCTTGCAGGAATAATAGTTCTTTCAGTGATGATATTACCAACAATTGCAACATTATCTATGGATGCAATAAAAATAATTCCTAGAGATCATATTGAAGCGTCTTATGGGTTAGGGGCAACAAGATGGCAAACAATTTCAAGAGTAATAGTTCCTGGTGCAAAATCTGGAATACTTACTGGAATTGTATTAGGCGTAGCAAGAGCCTTTGGTGAAGCGTTGGCAGTACAAATGGTAATTGGAAATACTGTTAAAATGCCAGATGGTATTCTTTCATCGATGGCAACTTTAACTAGTGTTATAACAATGGACATGGCTAATACAGTTGGGGAAACTCCATGGAATGATGCATTATGGACATTAGCATTAATTCTACTTGTAATTTCTTTTATATTTATTGTTATTGTAAGAATGATTGAAAAAAGGAGTGCAGTATAATGGATGCAAAAAGAGTTGATAAGATAGCTACAGTTGTATTTTATGTTATTAGTACGTTCATAGTGGTACTACTTGGGGCATTTATATTATATATTTTATATAGAGGTGGAAGTATGTTAAAACCTTCATTTCTATTTGGAAATCCAAAAACCACTGGTACTGGTGGTGGAATCGGACCTGAATTGTTTAATTCATTTTATATGTTAATTATTTCTTTAGTAATAACAATTCCAATTGGAGTTGGTGCTGGGATTTATTTAGCAGAATATGCAAAAGAAGGCCCTATTCTTAGATTTATTAGAATGTCTTTGGAAACAATATCTTCACTTCCATCGATTGTTATCGGTATGTTTGGATTATTGGTTTTTGTTACTATGGCAGGCTGGGGATATTCAATACTTGCTGGAGCTTTGTCAGTAAGTATATTGAATATACCATCTATGACTAGAATTTCAGAAAATGCTATAAGTGCAGCAAGTAAGAAAGTAAAAGAAGCTTCAATTGGTCTTGGTGCAACTAAATGGCAAACACTTGCAAAGATTACAGTGCCAACAGCAATGGGAGAGATACTAACAGGAATAATATTGGCATCTGGTAGAATTTTCGGAGAAGCAGCAGCATTTTTATATACAGCTGGACTAAGTTCAAAAAGTTTAAATTTTGATTCCATAAGTTTATCTGGAAATAGTTCTGCATTTTCTCTTTTTAGACCAGCAGAAACTTTAGCAGTACATATATGGAAGTTGAATTCAGAAGGAATAGTACCTGATGCAGCTCAAATAGCTAATGGAACAGCGGCTGTACTTATTATAGCTGTACTTATATTTAATGTTGGTGCTAGATTACTAGGAAATAGATTAATGAAAGCTTATAGTGGGAAGTAGGAGAGTAGTATGAATATAATAGAAACTAAAGACTTATGCTTATATTATGGAGAAAATCAGGCTCTTAAAAATATTGATATAGCTATAAATAAAAATGAAGTTACTGCACTTATTGGACCTTCAGGTTGCGGAAAGTCAACATTTTTAAGAACTTTAAATAGAATGAATGATTTAATTGAAATTGTAAAAATTACAGGGAATGTTTTTTTTGAAGGTAAAGATATTTATAAAGATTATGATGATATAGACTTAAGAAAGAGAGTAGGAATGGTGTTCCAAAGGCCTAATCCGTTTCCAATGTCTATTTATGATAATATTGCCTATGGACCTAGAATACATGGAATAAAGAATAAAAAAATATTAGATGAAATAGTAGAAAAAAGTTTAATAGGTGCAGCTCTCTGGGATGAAACTAAGGATAGATTAAAATCAAGTGCTCTTGGAATGTCTGGAGGACAACAGCAAAGATTGTGCATTGCAAGAACTTTGGCTGTTTCACCAGAAGTAATACTAATGGATGAACCAACTTCGGCTTTAGATCCTATTTCTACTAGTAAAATGGAAGAACTAATGGATGAATTAAAAAAGAAATATACGGTAATAATAGTAACACATAATATGCAGCAAGCAGGAAGAATAGCTGATAAAACAGCATTCTTTTTAAATGGAGAAGTAATTGAATATGGGAAAACAGAAGATATATTTTATAATCCAAGGGATAAAAGAACGGAAGATTATATAACAGGAAGATTTGGTTAAGAAGGAGTATTGATTATTATGACAAGAGGATCTCAGGATACAAGGGTGAAAATTATTAATAGGGAATTAGTTACTATGTCTAGTTTAGTAGAAAAGCAGATATATGAAAGTCTACTTTGCTTGAAAAATTATGATGTAGAAAAAGCTAAACAAGTTATTAAAGACGATGATAAAGTCGATGATATGCAAAAGAAAATTGAAGAGGAATGCATTAAGTATATTGCTACAGAACAACCACTTGCTACAGATTTAAGAAGAGTATTTACTGCATCTAAAATAGTGACTGATCTGGAAAGAATGGCTGACCATGCAGTAGATGTTTGCAAGATAACAAAAAGAATAGGTGGAAGCATAAGTAACAATAAAGAAATTCTAGAACAGTTGATGAGCATGGAGTCAAAAGTAAGGTCTATGTTAAAGGCAGCTATAGAAGCACACATTAACGAAGATTCTGAATTAGCATACAAAATATGTGAAAAAGATGATGAAATTGATGCAGTTTATAAATCATTATTTTCAGCTTTAGTTAATGCAATAAAGGTTGATGAAACTTTAATTGAAAA
The window above is part of the Clostridium saccharoperbutylacetonicum N1-4(HMT) genome. Proteins encoded here:
- the pstC gene encoding phosphate ABC transporter permease subunit PstC encodes the protein MEKRSFKEKLKNEYLGQGFSALCGILIIAITIAIIVFIASKGIRLFTVDGYSITDFLFKNDWKPNKDGELSFGSLAFILGSTLVAIGAVVLSAPIAVALAIFVNVISNKVGMKIIKPSLEILVGIPSVVYGWVGISVLVPLIRNSFGGMGFSMLAGIIVLSVMILPTIATLSMDAIKIIPRDHIEASYGLGATRWQTISRVIVPGAKSGILTGIVLGVARAFGEALAVQMVIGNTVKMPDGILSSMATLTSVITMDMANTVGETPWNDALWTLALILLVISFIFIVIVRMIEKRSAV
- the pstA gene encoding phosphate ABC transporter permease PstA — translated: MDAKRVDKIATVVFYVISTFIVVLLGAFILYILYRGGSMLKPSFLFGNPKTTGTGGGIGPELFNSFYMLIISLVITIPIGVGAGIYLAEYAKEGPILRFIRMSLETISSLPSIVIGMFGLLVFVTMAGWGYSILAGALSVSILNIPSMTRISENAISAASKKVKEASIGLGATKWQTLAKITVPTAMGEILTGIILASGRIFGEAAAFLYTAGLSSKSLNFDSISLSGNSSAFSLFRPAETLAVHIWKLNSEGIVPDAAQIANGTAAVLIIAVLIFNVGARLLGNRLMKAYSGK
- the pstB gene encoding phosphate ABC transporter ATP-binding protein PstB, encoding MNIIETKDLCLYYGENQALKNIDIAINKNEVTALIGPSGCGKSTFLRTLNRMNDLIEIVKITGNVFFEGKDIYKDYDDIDLRKRVGMVFQRPNPFPMSIYDNIAYGPRIHGIKNKKILDEIVEKSLIGAALWDETKDRLKSSALGMSGGQQQRLCIARTLAVSPEVILMDEPTSALDPISTSKMEELMDELKKKYTVIIVTHNMQQAGRIADKTAFFLNGEVIEYGKTEDIFYNPRDKRTEDYITGRFG
- the phoU gene encoding phosphate signaling complex protein PhoU, producing MTRGSQDTRVKIINRELVTMSSLVEKQIYESLLCLKNYDVEKAKQVIKDDDKVDDMQKKIEEECIKYIATEQPLATDLRRVFTASKIVTDLERMADHAVDVCKITKRIGGSISNNKEILEQLMSMESKVRSMLKAAIEAHINEDSELAYKICEKDDEIDAVYKSLFSALVNAIKVDETLIEKGTQLLFVIKYLERIGDHITNICEWTIFSKTGAYVDLNE